The window GGTTGGTCGGGTGCGGGTTCGTTGTGGCGCGGGTGAGGGCGGAGTCCATCGTCCCAAGCCAGAAAGGTACTTTCACGGTTCCGCCGCAACAGCCGCCGTACACCAGGCGAAACGGCGAGGTCAGCTCCGGGCGTGCAAGGCGTGCGAGAGCGCACTCATGCTGATGTCGATGACCGTGCGGAGCTGCTTCTGGCTCGCCCTGGTCTTGCTCATCACGGCCAGCGACTGGTTGACCGCCGTCATGTGAACCGCGAAGCCGTCGGCATCGCCTTCGGCCAACTGCGCTGCGTTCAAGGCGGTCCGCAGCCGCGCGTGCTGAAAGTCCAGAGCTTCGATCGCGCGGGCGGCGATGATGGGGCTGAGCGTCGGTGCCGCCATCGCGGTCCGGGCGATCAGGCATCCATCAGGCACGTCAGGGTCGGCGATGCGCTGCAGGGTGACCTCGAAGAACGCCCGTACCGCCCGGAGCGGTTCCTCGGACGCACAGGAAAGCGCTTGGTCGTACCTGTTTCCGTACCGTGCGGCGTAGCGGTCCAGGCAGCGCAGGTAGAGCGAGTCTTTGTCGCCGAACGAGGAGTAGAGGGAACTGCGG of the Streptomyces sp. NBC_01426 genome contains:
- a CDS encoding TetR/AcrR family transcriptional regulator; its protein translation is MAGKKQFDVDLALDAAMVQFWRAGYAGTSLDDLSRTTGLNRSSLYSSFGDKDSLYLRCLDRYAARYGNRYDQALSCASEEPLRAVRAFFEVTLQRIADPDVPDGCLIARTAMAAPTLSPIIAARAIEALDFQHARLRTALNAAQLAEGDADGFAVHMTAVNQSLAVMSKTRASQKQLRTVIDISMSALSHALHARS